A genomic region of Scomber japonicus isolate fScoJap1 chromosome 5, fScoJap1.pri, whole genome shotgun sequence contains the following coding sequences:
- the vps4a gene encoding vacuolar protein sorting-associated protein 4A, with protein sequence MTTSTLQKAIDLVTKATEEDKAKNYEEALRLYQHAVEYFLHAIKYEAHSDKAKESIRAKCMQYLDRAEKLKDYLKNKDKQGKKPVKEAQSNDKSDSDSEGENPEKKKLQEQLMGAIVMEKPNVRWNDVAGLEGAKEALKEAVILPIKFPHLFTGKRTPWRGILLFGPPGTGKSYLAKAVATEANNSTFFSVSSSDLMSKWLGESEKLVKNLFDLARQHKPSIIFIDEVDSLCGSRNENESEAARRIKTEFLVQMQGVGNNNDGILVLGATNIPWVLDAAIRRRFEKRIYIPLPEEPARAQMFRLHLGNTPHSLSEPDLRQLARKTDGYSGADISIIVRDALMQPVRKVQSATHFKKIRGPSRSNNQVIVDDLLTPCSPGDPAAIEMTWIDVPSDKLLEPIVCMSDMLRSLSTTRPTVNTEDLLKVKKFTEDFGMEG encoded by the exons ATGACAACGTCAACATTACAG AAAGCGATTGATCTTGTGACCAAAGCCACAGAGGAAGACAAGGCAAAGAACTATGAAGAGGCATTGCGCCTTTACCAGCATGCTGTGGAATATTTCCTACATGCCATCAAAT ATGAGGCCCACAGTGACAAGGCAAAGGAAAGCATACGAGCAAAGTGTATGCAGTACCTGGACAGAGCGGAGAAACTCAAGGACTACTTGAAGAATAAAGACAAACAGGGCAAGAAGCCCGTGAAGGAGGCACAGAGCAATGACAA GAGTGACAGTGACAGCGAGGGTGAGaatccagagaagaagaaactgcaGGAGCAACTTATGG GTGCTATTGTAATGGAGAAGCCCAATGTCAGGTGGAACGATGTGGCTGGACTGGAGGGAGCCAAGGAGGCTCTGAAGGAAGCCGTCATCCTACCCATCAAATTTCCTCACCTCTTTACAG GCAAGCGGACTCCGTGGAGAGGCATCCTGCTGTTTGGTCCTCCGGGGACGGGGAAGTCGTACCTGGCCAAGGCTGTGGCCACCGAGGCCAACAACTCCaccttcttctctgtctcctcctcagacCTCATGTCCAAGTggctgggagagagtgagaa GCTGGTGAAGAACCTGTTCGACCTGGCCCGCCAACACAAACCCTCCATCATCTTCATCGACGAGGTGGACTCGCTGTGCGGCTCCAGGAACGAGAACGAGAGCGAGGCCGCCCGCCGCATCAAGACAGAGTTCCTGGTACAGATGCAGG GTGTGGGAAACAACAACGATGGCATCTTGGTGCTGGGAGCCACTAACATCCCGTGGGTGCTGGACGCTGCCATCCGcagaag GTTTGAGAAGCGTATCTACATCCCTCTGCCGGAAGAGCCGGCTCGGGCCCAGATGTTCCGCCTGCACCTTGGCAACACGCCGCACAGCCTGAGCGAGCCTGACCTGCGGCAGCTCGCCCGCAAAACGGACGGCTACTCTGGCGCCGACATCAGCATCATTGTCCGGGACGCGCTCATGCAGCCAGTGAGGAAGGTCCAGTCGGCCACACACTTCAAAAAG ATTCGTGGCCCATCCCGCAGCAACAACCAGGTGATTGTGGACGACCTCTTGACCCCTTGTTCCCCTGGAGACCCCGCAGCCATAGAGATGACATGGATAGACGTGCCTAGTGATAAACTACTTGAGCCCATAGTGTGCATG TCGGACATGCTGCGCTCTCTGTCCACCACCCGGCCCACAGTCAACACTGAAGACCTGCTGAAGGTCAAGAAGTTCACAGAGGACTTTGGGATGGAGGGCTGA
- the cdk10 gene encoding cyclin-dependent kinase 10 codes for MDNVGEDEPDPIKLKSIKNNKTFTVPQNDRFGSCRSVREFEKLNRIGEGTYGIVYRARDTKSDEIVALKKVRMDKEKDGVPISSLREITLLLRLRHPNIVELKEVVVGTQLESLFLVMSYCEQDLASLLENMQTPFSEAQVKCIILQLLRGLEYLHHNFIIHRDLKVSNLLMTDKGCVKIADFGLARMYGIPQQPMTPRVVTLWYRAPELLLGSKTQTTALDMWAVGCILAELLAHKPLLPGTSEIQQVDLIVQLLGTPNENIWPGFTRLPLIGQYSLRKQPYNNLKNKFTWLSDAGHRLLNLLFMYNPQRRATAKDSLESSYFKEKPLPCEPELMPTFPHHRNKRAAPPLESHSKRSKV; via the exons ATGGACAACGTAGGAGAGGATGAACCGGACCCAATAAAGCTCAAgtccattaagaataataaaacattcacaGTGCCTCAAAACGACAGG TTTGGGAGCTGCAGAAGCGTCAGGGAGTTCGAGAAACTCAATCGTATAGGAGAAGGAACCTACGGCATTGTTT ATCGAGCTCGCGACACCAAGTCTGATGAAATTGTTGCACTTAAGAAGGTCCGGATGGACAAAGAGAAAGATG GGGTCCCTATCAGTAGTCTCAGAGAGATCACCCTGCTGCTGAGACTGAGACATCCCAACATAGTGGAGCTGAAGGAGGTGGTCGTGGGCACCCAGCTGGAGAG TCTGTTTCTGGTGATGAGTTACTGTGAACAGGATCTGGCCAGCCTGCtggaaaacatgcaaacaccATTCTCTGAGGCTCAG GTGAAGTGTATTATCCTTCAGTTGCTCCGAGGTTTAGAGTATCTCCATCACAACTTCATCATACACCG GGACCTGAAGGTGTCTAATCTGCTGATGACAGACAAAGGCTGCGTTAAGATCG CTGATTTTGGGTTAGCCCGGATGTATGGCATCCCCCAGCAGCCCATGACGCCCAGAGTAGTGACGCTGTG GTACAGAGCTCCAGAGCTCCTCCTAGGGAGCAAGACCCAGACTACAGCACTGGATATGTG GGCGGTGGGCTGTATCCTGGCTGAGCTCCTGGCCCACAAACCTCTACTGCCCGGAACCTCCGAGATCCAGCAAGTGGACCTGATAGTCCAGCTGCTGGGAACACCCAACGAGAACATCTGGCCG GGTTTCACCAGGCTGCCCCTCATTGGTCAGTACAGTCTGAGGAAGCAGCCGTACAACAACCTGAAGAATAAATTCACCTGGCTGTCTGATGCCGGACACAGATTGCTCAACCTGCTCTTCATGTACAACCCACAGCGCAg AGCTACCGCCAAAGACAGTTTGGAGAGTTCCTACTTTAAAGAGAAACCACTGC CCTGTGAACCGGAGCTGATGCCAACCTTCCCCCACCACCGCAACAAACGGGCTGCTCCTCCCCTTGAGAGCCACTCCAAACGGAGCAAAGTGTGA